The proteins below are encoded in one region of Nitrospirota bacterium:
- a CDS encoding GIY-YIG nuclease family protein, translated as MHTAINDLALFTDVSVSPGLKLGVGAYVIIPASFLHASSKVIGRLEIAGRIKVRRFEGTSSTRLELQTVLWALKENRQLPHGSLTIYSDSQCVTGLLKRKPRLLARGFISKKTNRQIGNASLYRAFYELHDELGFHVVKVAGHSRSRTHDTAHRIFSFVDKEARKVLKVWLNELAKERTKTNSGHWCVYVLRCRNNSLYIGMTNDLEKRIEKHKLGTGSKFVRSWRPFELVKTIPCANAAEARRLEGALKKLTRKKKIEALEL; from the coding sequence ATGCATACCGCCATAAATGATCTTGCCCTCTTCACCGATGTGAGTGTAAGCCCCGGCCTCAAGCTTGGTGTGGGGGCCTATGTCATTATCCCGGCTTCATTTCTACACGCCTCTTCCAAAGTTATCGGAAGACTCGAAATAGCCGGGCGGATAAAAGTGCGGAGATTCGAAGGCACTTCATCGACAAGGCTCGAACTTCAGACCGTTTTATGGGCGCTTAAAGAGAACCGGCAGTTGCCGCATGGCAGCCTGACAATATATTCCGATTCACAGTGCGTTACAGGACTTCTCAAGAGAAAACCCCGCTTGTTGGCCAGAGGTTTCATTTCAAAAAAGACAAACCGGCAAATAGGCAACGCTTCTCTCTACCGTGCATTTTACGAACTTCACGACGAGTTGGGCTTTCACGTTGTGAAGGTAGCCGGACATTCCAGGTCCCGAACTCACGACACTGCTCACCGGATATTCTCATTTGTGGACAAGGAAGCAAGGAAGGTCCTAAAGGTCTGGCTAAATGAGTTAGCGAAAGAACGGACTAAGACAAACAGCGGGCACTGGTGTGTTTATGTGCTCAGGTGCCGCAACAATTCTCTATATATCGGGATGACAAATGATCTTGAGAAGAGGATTGAAAAGCACAAGCTCGGCACCGGCAGCAAATTCGTAAGATCGTGGAGGCCGTTTGAACTGGTCAAAACAATTCCATGCGCGAATGCGGCAGAAGCGAGAAGGCTTGAGGGCGCTTTAAAAAAACTCACAAGGAAAAAGAAGATCGAAGCGCTTGAGCTTTGA
- a CDS encoding nitronate monooxygenase — MKLPELRIGDLTVYPPIIQGGMGVRVSRSRLASAVANEGCVGVIAGVGLGKFEDLPRLEYEAVNNEALRTEIRKARSMSKGIIGVNLLVALSNYESLARTAADEGVDLIISGAGLPLELPKFVEGKNIKLVPIVSSVRALNIICGKWKRNFNRLPDAVIVEGYKAGGHVGYDFQDLVEGKAPSLDDLLVEIVKFAKTFDPPIPVIAAGGIYDGGDIARVLKLGASGVQMGTRFVCTDECDVHENFKQAFIKARKEDMVIIKSPVGLPGRVIKSKFVEDIMKGQTKPKSCKYRCLKNCDPQTAPYCIARALTNAAEGNLDEGFVFAGSNAYRCTEIIPVKKLIETLIQEYNQA; from the coding sequence ATGAAATTACCTGAATTACGGATTGGCGACTTAACGGTTTATCCTCCCATCATACAGGGCGGCATGGGGGTGAGGGTCTCACGTTCAAGGCTCGCCTCGGCAGTCGCAAATGAAGGCTGCGTGGGGGTTATAGCGGGAGTCGGCCTGGGGAAGTTTGAAGACCTGCCGAGGCTGGAATATGAGGCCGTGAACAATGAGGCTTTAAGGACAGAGATAAGAAAAGCCCGGAGCATGAGCAAAGGCATAATCGGCGTAAACCTGCTGGTCGCGCTTTCAAACTATGAGTCGCTGGCAAGGACCGCTGCGGATGAGGGTGTTGACCTGATCATATCCGGAGCCGGGCTTCCACTGGAGCTGCCGAAATTTGTAGAAGGAAAAAACATTAAGCTGGTCCCGATCGTCTCATCTGTAAGGGCATTAAACATCATCTGCGGTAAATGGAAAAGGAACTTCAACAGACTGCCGGACGCCGTAATAGTTGAAGGCTATAAGGCAGGCGGCCATGTAGGATATGACTTTCAGGACCTTGTTGAAGGAAAAGCCCCGTCACTTGATGACCTGCTTGTTGAAATCGTAAAGTTTGCGAAAACGTTTGACCCGCCCATCCCGGTCATCGCCGCCGGAGGAATTTATGACGGCGGAGATATCGCCCGCGTTCTAAAATTAGGAGCTTCCGGTGTTCAGATGGGCACCCGGTTTGTCTGCACGGATGAATGTGATGTTCATGAAAATTTCAAACAGGCCTTCATAAAAGCCCGCAAAGAAGATATGGTGATCATAAAAAGTCCTGTTGGATTACCCGGCAGGGTGATCAAAAGCAAGTTTGTTGAGGACATTATGAAAGGCCAGACCAAACCCAAGTCCTGCAAGTACCGCTGCCTGAAAAACTGCGATCCCCAAACAGCCCCTTACTGCATAGCCAGGGCGCTGACAAACGCGGCGGAAGGGAACCTCGATGAAGGTTTCGTTTTTGCGGGGTCCAACGCGTACAGATGTACGGAAATTATTCCGGTGAAAAAGCTGATCGAGACATTGATACAGGAATACAATCAGGCCTGA
- a CDS encoding PAS domain S-box protein, translating to MTILPNESERNSSPHDYPQLYAEQVRLLYKIAPVALVASLINSAVLAFILRSVIPHHMLFAWLACIVLITSWGYTSIVRFRRASPVPADFRRWGLRFITRAAVSGAAWGSAGVFLFPQSSVIHQAFLAFVLGGMAIGAVGAYSVVMEAFIAYAALSLAPLIVRFLVIGDDIHLAMGGMSLLFLVLITGIALRISRMTVASLRLRFENSSLVSYLSSAKDDLEKLNKELSSEIVERRKAEEELMRQGEQLEDLVKDRTAALTAANAGLQQEIFERTKAEEAIKEAEKRFRLLAEVAFDGIALAEKGVFLETNEEFAKIFGYSPSEMPGMHVSRLIAPDYLEDTMKKITSGYDRPYECVCVKKDGKQFPVEVYGKSFSSKDRILRITAIRDITMKRRLEDELLRRHKLESVGILAGGIAHDFNNLLTAMRNNVYLAMKNIDRNSKEYERLEAADKAIHREADLIQQLLTFAEGEALNRKPTNIAGAVRESADFALKGSNIKCVYKMEDPLWPVEVDEGQISKVIRNLVINARQNMPEEGIIQVSAENTIMRSGADEAPQNVKYVKVSVQDQGTGISREDLQKIFDPYFSTHEMGRGLGLAVAYSIIKRHDGHISVESELQKGSAFSIYLPASEKRTEKKGPGC from the coding sequence ATGACAATTCTTCCGAACGAGTCAGAGAGAAACTCCAGTCCCCACGATTATCCGCAGCTCTATGCGGAACAGGTCAGGCTTTTGTACAAGATCGCGCCGGTGGCGCTCGTGGCGAGTCTGATTAATTCAGCGGTCCTGGCATTTATCCTGCGAAGCGTAATACCTCATCATATGCTGTTTGCCTGGCTGGCCTGCATTGTGCTGATAACATCTTGGGGGTACACGTCGATTGTCAGGTTCCGGCGCGCGTCCCCGGTCCCGGCAGATTTCAGAAGATGGGGGCTGCGGTTTATTACCCGCGCGGCTGTATCCGGTGCGGCATGGGGTTCTGCAGGTGTCTTTCTCTTTCCTCAATCATCGGTCATTCATCAGGCATTTCTTGCCTTTGTGCTGGGCGGCATGGCAATCGGCGCAGTTGGCGCATACTCGGTTGTTATGGAGGCATTCATTGCGTATGCAGCGCTTTCCCTGGCCCCTTTAATTGTCCGTTTCCTGGTTATTGGTGACGATATCCATCTGGCCATGGGGGGTATGTCCCTGCTTTTTCTTGTTCTCATTACCGGAATTGCTTTACGCATCAGCCGGATGACGGTTGCGTCCCTGCGCCTCCGCTTTGAGAACAGCAGCCTTGTTTCATATCTTTCCTCTGCAAAAGATGATCTGGAAAAACTCAATAAAGAGCTCTCGTCCGAGATTGTGGAGCGCAGGAAAGCGGAAGAGGAACTCATGCGGCAAGGAGAGCAGCTTGAGGATCTGGTGAAAGACCGCACTGCGGCACTGACAGCGGCGAATGCCGGTCTCCAGCAGGAAATCTTCGAACGCACGAAAGCGGAGGAGGCCATTAAAGAGGCTGAGAAAAGGTTCCGGCTGCTTGCTGAAGTCGCTTTTGATGGAATTGCACTTGCGGAGAAAGGAGTGTTCCTGGAAACGAATGAAGAGTTCGCGAAGATCTTTGGATACTCACCCTCCGAAATGCCCGGAATGCACGTGTCGAGATTGATAGCGCCCGACTATCTCGAAGATACGATGAAGAAAATCACATCGGGGTACGACAGGCCGTATGAGTGCGTATGCGTGAAAAAAGACGGCAAACAGTTCCCCGTTGAAGTTTACGGCAAGTCCTTTTCTTCAAAGGACCGTATTCTCAGGATCACGGCCATACGGGACATCACGATGAAAAGAAGACTGGAAGATGAACTCCTGAGGAGACATAAGCTTGAATCTGTCGGGATTCTTGCCGGCGGGATAGCCCATGATTTCAACAATCTCCTGACAGCGATGAGAAATAACGTTTATCTCGCAATGAAGAATATTGACCGTAACAGCAAGGAATATGAACGCCTGGAGGCGGCCGATAAAGCAATTCACAGGGAAGCGGACCTGATCCAGCAGTTGCTGACCTTTGCTGAAGGTGAAGCGCTGAACAGGAAGCCGACAAACATTGCGGGAGCTGTCCGGGAATCCGCCGACTTTGCACTGAAGGGCTCAAATATCAAATGCGTATATAAAATGGAAGACCCTCTCTGGCCTGTCGAGGTCGATGAGGGACAGATAAGCAAGGTGATCCGGAACCTTGTCATAAACGCCCGGCAAAACATGCCGGAAGAAGGCATCATACAGGTCAGCGCGGAGAACACTATCATGAGATCAGGTGCGGATGAGGCGCCGCAAAATGTGAAGTATGTAAAAGTATCAGTGCAGGACCAGGGCACGGGCATATCGAGAGAAGATTTGCAGAAGATATTCGACCCCTATTTTTCAACGCATGAGATGGGACGGGGCCTGGGTCTTGCAGTGGCATATTCAATCATCAAAAGACATGATGGGCATATATCGGTAGAATCGGAACTGCAAAAAGGTTCGGCCTTCTCCATTTATCTCCCTGCTTCTGAAAAGCGGACAGAGAAGAAGGGGCCGGGCTGCTGA
- a CDS encoding DUF72 domain-containing protein produces the protein MKIYVGTSGYGYKEWKGKFYPEKLPPKEMLRFYSERLSTVEINNTFYHMPTEDVLVSWSEQVPDDFVFALKAPQVITHIKQLRNVEEETEYLFRTLSVLKKKLGPVLFQFPKSFHADHLALKEFLKLVPGNTSCAFEFRNTSWFDSKILDLLRERGYSPCIADTDEDPANEIIITATWRYLRLHRSDYTDDDLSLWIERLLSQKWKKAFVFFKHEDEAKGPELAMRFRELAGSRIKIRDKFRSK, from the coding sequence ATGAAAATTTATGTCGGTACAAGCGGGTATGGGTATAAGGAATGGAAAGGAAAATTCTATCCTGAAAAGCTCCCGCCCAAAGAAATGCTCCGCTTCTATTCGGAACGCCTCAGCACGGTTGAGATAAATAACACCTTTTATCACATGCCCACAGAGGATGTCCTCGTGTCATGGTCTGAACAGGTCCCCGATGACTTTGTCTTCGCGCTCAAGGCGCCTCAGGTCATAACGCACATTAAGCAGTTAAGAAATGTGGAGGAGGAAACCGAGTACCTCTTCAGGACGCTGTCGGTCTTGAAGAAGAAACTGGGGCCGGTCCTTTTTCAGTTTCCAAAGAGCTTTCACGCGGACCATCTTGCGCTGAAAGAATTTCTCAAACTGGTCCCCGGCAATACGTCATGCGCATTCGAGTTCCGCAACACGTCCTGGTTTGACAGCAAAATCCTGGACCTCCTTCGCGAGAGGGGATACAGCCCGTGCATCGCGGATACCGATGAGGACCCGGCAAATGAGATCATCATAACAGCGACATGGAGATACCTGCGCCTGCACCGTTCCGATTATACGGATGATGATCTCTCCCTCTGGATAGAAAGGCTCCTTTCGCAAAAATGGAAGAAGGCCTTCGTTTTTTTTAAACACGAGGACGAGGCCAAAGGGCCGGAACTGGCAATGCGTTTTCGTGAGCTTGCCGGTTCAAGGATTAAAATTCGAGATAAATTCAGATCAAAGTAA
- a CDS encoding VOC family protein: MANPFVHIELQSKDLGKSKKFYSAMFDWKLEEFPDMDYTIINVGEGTGGGMFKNPVAGMPDNWLPYILVDDVAASTKKAQTLGARICKDVTEVPNMGWFSVITDPTGATFGLWQAKAGM; the protein is encoded by the coding sequence ATGGCAAATCCGTTTGTTCACATTGAATTGCAATCTAAAGACCTGGGAAAATCAAAAAAGTTCTACTCAGCCATGTTCGACTGGAAGCTGGAAGAGTTCCCGGACATGGACTACACGATAATCAACGTCGGTGAGGGGACCGGCGGAGGGATGTTTAAGAACCCTGTTGCCGGCATGCCGGACAATTGGCTTCCCTATATCCTGGTTGATGACGTTGCAGCCTCGACAAAAAAGGCGCAGACTCTCGGCGCCAGGATCTGCAAGGACGTCACCGAGGTCCCGAACATGGGGTGGTTCAGCGTAATCACAGACCCGACCGGCGCGACCTTCGGACTCTGGCAGGCCAAAGCAGGCATGTGA
- a CDS encoding 16S rRNA (uracil(1498)-N(3))-methyltransferase, giving the protein MTRLFLPPEKLSGEKIIIDGEQARYLSLVLRVKPGEQVVIFDGSGHRYICRVLLVHKKEVVVEKIETEPYSAESPVHITLAQGLPKSDKMDFIVQKATELGVRKVIPLITERSQVKHTEKIERWRKIALSASQQCGREQIPEIDVPVEFEGFVKGELKGGGIIFSEEQGERNLKKILTGYKDTKNITLLIGPEGGFTREEVSSAFEKGFIEASLGRRILRTETAPITAISIIQYELGDMG; this is encoded by the coding sequence GTGACCCGTTTATTCCTTCCGCCTGAAAAACTTTCAGGAGAAAAAATAATTATTGACGGTGAACAGGCGAGGTATCTTTCGCTTGTCCTGCGTGTGAAACCGGGGGAGCAGGTTGTGATCTTTGACGGCTCCGGTCACAGGTATATTTGCAGGGTCCTTCTGGTACACAAAAAAGAAGTGGTCGTCGAGAAGATAGAGACGGAGCCCTACTCCGCTGAATCTCCCGTTCACATAACCCTTGCTCAGGGCCTGCCGAAAAGTGACAAGATGGATTTTATTGTTCAGAAAGCAACCGAACTCGGCGTCAGAAAAGTCATCCCTCTAATAACCGAGCGTTCGCAGGTAAAACATACTGAGAAGATTGAACGCTGGCGCAAGATCGCTCTCTCAGCCTCGCAGCAGTGCGGCAGGGAACAGATACCGGAGATCGACGTGCCGGTGGAGTTTGAGGGATTTGTTAAAGGGGAACTTAAGGGGGGTGGGATCATTTTCTCTGAAGAGCAGGGAGAAAGAAATCTAAAAAAAATATTGACCGGTTATAAAGACACAAAAAACATCACCCTGCTCATAGGGCCTGAGGGTGGATTTACCAGAGAAGAAGTTTCCTCAGCATTCGAGAAGGGTTTTATTGAAGCCTCACTTGGCCGCAGAATCCTCCGCACCGAGACCGCTCCAATAACGGCAATCAGTATTATCCAGTATGAACTGGGTGATATGGGATAG
- a CDS encoding type II toxin-antitoxin system mRNA interferase toxin, RelE/StbE family, which yields MYTLVWTAHFTRSAEKFRKLHPELKKKLAQVLRDLEKDPFQPHLHYHHLGGKLKGIQAVSINDKYRVSLTVVITEKEIVLLDVGSHDEVYR from the coding sequence ATGTACACTCTTGTTTGGACTGCTCATTTTACCCGCTCGGCTGAAAAGTTCAGGAAGCTTCATCCCGAGCTGAAAAAGAAACTTGCCCAGGTATTGCGCGACCTTGAAAAAGACCCCTTCCAGCCGCATCTTCATTATCATCATCTCGGAGGTAAGCTAAAAGGTATTCAGGCGGTAAGCATAAATGATAAATACCGGGTGTCGCTGACTGTTGTTATAACAGAAAAAGAGATCGTCCTTCTCGACGTTGGGAGTCACGATGAGGTATATCGGTGA
- a CDS encoding type II toxin-antitoxin system Phd/YefM family antitoxin, with amino-acid sequence MNTLTAQEIKRKGISAVDEVLKEGPVHIIKNNQPQYVVLSEERYRELLEAEGEAYNARIRASLEDLKAGRVKRGTAKDLIKELKLED; translated from the coding sequence ATGAACACCTTGACTGCTCAGGAAATTAAGAGAAAAGGGATTTCAGCAGTAGATGAAGTCCTGAAAGAGGGGCCTGTTCACATTATTAAAAACAACCAGCCTCAGTATGTTGTTCTCTCTGAAGAGAGATACCGCGAATTGCTTGAGGCCGAGGGTGAGGCATATAATGCTCGCATCCGGGCGTCCCTTGAGGATTTAAAAGCAGGAAGGGTAAAACGCGGGACCGCAAAAGATCTGATAAAAGAATTGAAGCTGGAAGACTGA
- the dnaJ gene encoding molecular chaperone DnaJ, whose amino-acid sequence MKDYYQTLGVDKNATDADLKKAYRQLALKFHPDRNPGDKAAEDKFKEINEAYSCLSDAEKRSNYDRFGTAEGAGGAGFDFGAGFGGFSSSNFGDIFGDVFGDIFGEFTGRRRSRPTKGQDLRYDLDIALKESIFGVEKEIKIPRWENCPDCEGTGSKPGKGPAVCPNCKGTGQMRMQQGFFTISKTCGKCGGHGKVITDPCTKCKGQGKVKRERSISLKIPAGVDTGIRLKVSGEGEAGFYGGPAGDLYVIINVTPHPFFKRKGNDLLCEVPISFVHAALGSEIEVPTIDGSATIKIPAGTPSGTVFHLKGKGAPKLGGYGKGNQYITVFIDVPKKLTPRQKELLMEFARLSGEDTSKGFMDKVKDLFNHKEQAK is encoded by the coding sequence ATGAAAGACTATTACCAGACACTTGGCGTAGATAAAAACGCGACGGATGCCGATCTAAAAAAGGCATACCGCCAGTTAGCGTTAAAATTTCATCCCGACAGAAACCCCGGAGACAAGGCAGCCGAGGACAAATTCAAAGAGATAAACGAGGCTTATTCGTGTCTGAGCGACGCCGAGAAACGCTCCAACTACGACAGGTTCGGCACGGCTGAAGGCGCGGGCGGCGCGGGCTTTGATTTCGGCGCGGGATTCGGCGGCTTCTCTTCTTCAAATTTCGGGGATATCTTTGGAGATGTCTTTGGAGACATATTCGGCGAGTTCACGGGGAGAAGAAGGTCACGCCCGACAAAAGGGCAGGACCTGCGTTACGATCTTGATATAGCGCTCAAGGAATCGATCTTCGGAGTTGAAAAAGAGATAAAGATCCCGAGATGGGAAAACTGTCCCGACTGTGAAGGCACCGGTTCAAAGCCCGGCAAAGGGCCTGCTGTCTGCCCGAACTGCAAAGGCACAGGGCAGATGAGGATGCAGCAGGGCTTTTTCACGATCTCAAAGACCTGCGGCAAGTGCGGAGGCCACGGCAAGGTCATCACAGACCCGTGTACAAAATGCAAAGGCCAGGGCAAGGTAAAAAGAGAGCGCTCCATATCGCTGAAAATTCCTGCCGGAGTTGATACAGGCATCAGGCTGAAAGTTTCTGGCGAAGGAGAGGCTGGATTCTACGGAGGCCCGGCCGGTGATTTGTACGTTATCATTAATGTCACACCACACCCATTCTTTAAAAGAAAAGGCAACGACCTTCTCTGCGAAGTCCCGATCTCTTTTGTGCATGCCGCCCTCGGCTCCGAGATCGAGGTGCCGACAATAGACGGTTCCGCGACAATTAAAATCCCAGCAGGCACGCCTTCAGGCACGGTCTTTCATCTGAAGGGCAAAGGCGCACCCAAGTTAGGCGGTTACGGCAAAGGCAATCAGTATATAACCGTCTTTATAGACGTCCCCAAGAAACTCACACCCCGGCAGAAAGAACTTCTCATGGAGTTCGCCAGGCTAAGCGGCGAAGACACCTCAAAAGGCTTCATGGACAAAGTCAAAGACCTGTTCAATCATAAAGAACAGGCGAAGTAG
- the dnaK gene encoding molecular chaperone DnaK — MGKVVGIDLGTTNSVVAVMQGGEPTIIANQEGTRTTPSVVAFTDKGERLVGQVAKRQAITNPENTIFSIKRLMGRKSSSREADEAKKKLPYKIVSAPNGDAHVEAHGKTYSPPEISAMILQKLKQAAEDYLGEPVTDAVITVPAYFDDSQRQATKDAGRIAGMNVLRIINEPTAASLAYGMDKKKEEKIAVYDLGGGTFDVSILEIGEGVVEVKSTNGDTYLGGDDFDIKIMDWLVTEFKKDSGIDLRNDKMALQRLKESAEKAKIELSSAMETEINLPFITADATGPKHMVVKLSRAKFEQLVDDLIQRTVEPCKRALADAGLSAKEINEVILVGGQTRTPKVVQVVKEFFGKEPSKEVNPDEVVAAGAAIQAGVLKGEVKDVLLLDVTPLSLGIETLGGIFTKLIERNTTIPTKKSQVFSTASDNQPAVTIKICQGEREMAGDNKLLGNFELVGIPPAPRGVPQIEVTFDIDANGILHVSAKDKGTGKEQSIRITASSGLSEEEIKRTTGDAEAHAAEDHRKRQLAEARNEADTLIYTVEKSLKDYGDKVSPEDKQKIEDALLKCKKAKDTATDPEDLKKATEELTTASHKIAEEMYKSQGAAGAQQAGPGAGASASDGGQKEKEDVVEAEFEETDKKDN; from the coding sequence ATGGGAAAAGTAGTTGGAATAGACCTTGGAACTACCAACTCGGTAGTCGCTGTAATGCAGGGCGGAGAACCAACCATCATCGCCAACCAGGAGGGCACAAGGACAACGCCCTCTGTTGTGGCTTTCACTGATAAAGGCGAGAGACTTGTCGGGCAGGTTGCCAAAAGGCAGGCGATCACAAACCCTGAGAATACAATCTTCTCCATAAAGAGATTGATGGGGAGAAAGTCCAGCTCAAGAGAGGCCGATGAGGCAAAGAAAAAACTTCCTTACAAAATAGTCAGCGCTCCAAACGGAGACGCCCATGTTGAGGCGCACGGCAAGACTTATTCACCTCCTGAAATCTCCGCCATGATCCTGCAGAAATTAAAACAGGCGGCGGAAGACTATTTAGGCGAGCCCGTCACTGACGCGGTCATAACAGTGCCGGCATATTTTGACGACAGCCAGCGCCAGGCCACAAAGGACGCGGGAAGGATCGCGGGAATGAACGTACTGAGAATTATCAACGAGCCGACCGCGGCATCCCTCGCATACGGCATGGATAAAAAGAAGGAAGAGAAGATCGCCGTTTATGATCTCGGCGGCGGCACTTTCGACGTATCAATACTGGAAATAGGCGAAGGCGTTGTTGAGGTGAAATCAACAAACGGCGACACATATCTCGGCGGAGATGATTTTGACATCAAGATAATGGACTGGCTTGTTACTGAATTCAAGAAAGACTCCGGCATTGACCTCCGCAATGACAAGATGGCGCTTCAGAGATTGAAGGAAAGCGCTGAGAAGGCAAAGATAGAATTGTCCTCAGCAATGGAGACAGAGATCAATCTGCCTTTTATCACAGCGGATGCAACAGGGCCAAAACATATGGTAGTGAAGTTGTCCCGGGCCAAGTTTGAACAGCTTGTTGATGACCTGATCCAAAGGACAGTTGAGCCGTGCAAACGCGCGCTTGCCGATGCGGGATTAAGCGCAAAGGAAATTAATGAAGTAATACTTGTCGGCGGACAGACAAGGACGCCGAAGGTCGTGCAGGTGGTTAAGGAGTTTTTCGGCAAAGAGCCTTCAAAGGAAGTTAACCCCGATGAAGTAGTTGCCGCAGGCGCAGCGATCCAGGCAGGCGTTCTGAAGGGCGAAGTCAAAGACGTGCTCCTTCTTGACGTCACCCCGCTTTCTCTGGGCATTGAAACCCTTGGAGGAATATTTACCAAGCTCATCGAACGAAACACAACGATCCCCACAAAAAAGAGCCAGGTATTTTCTACAGCATCCGATAATCAACCGGCTGTGACAATCAAGATATGCCAGGGCGAAAGGGAAATGGCCGGGGACAACAAGCTCCTTGGTAATTTTGAACTCGTCGGAATCCCACCTGCGCCAAGAGGTGTTCCGCAGATCGAAGTCACCTTTGACATTGACGCAAACGGCATCCTTCATGTGTCCGCAAAAGACAAGGGCACAGGAAAAGAGCAGTCAATCAGGATAACCGCGTCAAGCGGTTTAAGCGAAGAAGAAATAAAGAGGACCACAGGCGACGCGGAAGCCCACGCCGCGGAAGACCACAGGAAGCGCCAGCTTGCCGAGGCGAGAAATGAAGCTGACACGCTCATATACACAGTTGAAAAATCTCTGAAGGATTATGGCGACAAGGTGTCGCCCGAGGACAAGCAGAAGATAGAAGATGCGCTTCTAAAGTGCAAAAAGGCAAAGGATACCGCAACCGACCCGGAAGATCTTAAGAAGGCAACCGAGGAACTGACCACAGCTTCGCACAAGATCGCCGAAGAGATGTATAAATCACAAGGCGCTGCTGGAGCACAGCAGGCAGGACCAGGCGCGGGTGCCTCAGCATCAGACGGCGGCCAGAAAGAAAAAGAAGACGTCGTCGAAGCCGAATTTGAAGAAACGGACAAAAAGGACAACTGA
- the grpE gene encoding nucleotide exchange factor GrpE has protein sequence MAENQNTGPNGPEQKTGGEIEDIEALKKSLSEASDKYVRLYAEFENYKRFAARQKEDQLKYANESLLKDLLTVLDHLELALQHTSGNETSGPLSEGVQLTLKEIKATLEKYGLTGIDALNKPFDPNVHHAMAQIESEDAEENTVVKEFRKGYMFRDRVLRAALVGVAKKPSGTQGVSQNQAVTTEEN, from the coding sequence ATGGCTGAGAATCAAAATACAGGACCAAACGGGCCGGAACAAAAAACCGGCGGCGAGATTGAAGATATCGAGGCATTAAAGAAATCCCTGTCTGAGGCCAGCGATAAATACGTCAGGCTTTACGCTGAATTTGAAAACTACAAGAGATTTGCGGCAAGGCAAAAAGAAGATCAACTGAAGTACGCCAATGAAAGCCTTCTGAAAGACCTCCTTACCGTTCTCGATCATCTGGAGCTTGCTCTTCAGCATACTTCCGGTAACGAAACATCAGGCCCGCTGTCAGAGGGAGTGCAGTTAACTTTGAAGGAAATAAAGGCCACACTTGAAAAATACGGGCTGACCGGCATTGACGCTTTGAATAAACCCTTTGATCCCAATGTTCACCACGCGATGGCGCAGATAGAATCAGAGGACGCTGAGGAAAACACCGTGGTCAAGGAATTCAGAAAAGGGTATATGTTTAGGGACAGGGTTTTAAGGGCAGCACTCGTCGGCGTTGCAAAGAAACCGTCCGGTACACAGGGTGTCTCACAAAACCAGGCCGTTACAACAGAAGAAAACTAA